The DNA window GATAATAAGGCTGGCGCTCGCCGAGGATCTGGGCGTTGACGGTGACATTACTACCGTGGCGGCGTGTTCTCCGGACGCGCGGGGCAAGGCCGTGATAGTAAGCCGTGAGCCGTGTGTCATCGCCGGTGGCCCTATCGCCGCGAAAGTCTTTGAGCTGGCCGGCGACGGAGCGTCGTACCGGGCGCTCGTGGCGGACGGCGACGCCGTTTCCCCCGACGAGATAATCGCGCGGGTCGAGGGGCCGCTTTCGGCGATACTGGCGGGTGAGCGCACGGCGTTGAACTTCCTTTGCCACCTGTGTGGCATCGCCACGTTGACGGCGAGGCTTGTCGATATCGCGAAACCGCATGGCGTGAAGATAATGGACACCCGCAAGACCAATCCGGGCATGCGCCCGCTGGAGAAGTACGCCGTGGCCATGGGTGGAGGGATCAACCACCGGCAGGGGCTTTTCGATGGCGTGATCATCAAGGACAATCACATCGCCGCGGCCGGCGGGATCGAGATCGCTGTCCGACGGGTTAGAAACGCTTACGGCGACTCCTTCCCGATCGAGGTCGAGGCAACCACTCTTGACGAGGTGCGAGAAGCTATCCGCGCGGGCGCGGACATCGTCATGTTTGATAACATGCCACCGGAGATGATCAGAGAGGCGCTTGCCCTCATTAGCGGCAAGGCGCGCACGGAGGTGTCCGGGGGCGTGACGGGAGAGAACTTGAGTTCGTACGTGGATATTGGCGTTGACGCG is part of the Candidatus Anoxymicrobium japonicum genome and encodes:
- the nadC gene encoding nicotinate-nucleotide diphosphorylase (carboxylating); its protein translation is MDIGETAIGIIRLALAEDLGVDGDITTVAACSPDARGKAVIVSREPCVIAGGPIAAKVFELAGDGASYRALVADGDAVSPDEIIARVEGPLSAILAGERTALNFLCHLCGIATLTARLVDIAKPHGVKIMDTRKTNPGMRPLEKYAVAMGGGINHRQGLFDGVIIKDNHIAAAGGIEIAVRRVRNAYGDSFPIEVEATTLDEVREAIRAGADIVMFDNMPPEMIREALALISGKARTEVSGGVTGENLSSYVDIGVDAISLGFITHSAPASNLSLEIE